Proteins from a single region of Hermetia illucens chromosome 3, iHerIll2.2.curated.20191125, whole genome shotgun sequence:
- the LOC119650786 gene encoding zinc finger protein 28-like, with translation MNASDRSVAHENPGADSQIRQSPSQPQQQQAHPQQQPQHPQHARHLHQQQLDEQARHQQQQQQQQQQQNQHQPQGGGHQQEQQRIGGVIQPVSEAEIKHPLPLANAPHLGKYWVVTNLFQGPGQNATTYNVATAQPTSSAGGVVIPATQPTQSHTTIKPDGIKQEEANMHQQQRQHIQQQIVTVSAPNTIQIPNSMIVTQQGSQQLTNATLIQTNQPAEHIQVAVNPENSIMIMDTSAPNKNEKIMSNQNMNTGEPMQGIERVKEEKPFVNCKMLPHQQQMHAQQLAPDQKVHIPHLLDVRNADGSLIKIQPQDQEMGKQLGVEMYKVNIEDLSQFLSYHEVFGKLHGGDVITHPISHSGTHVVNTISNAPAAVKTTTAPNVVTSGANITTSTGELLMPKMENITQMPGVNQVPGAPGTLTNADGTTITPATHTCDICGKMFQFRYQLIVHRRYHSERKPFMCQVCGQGFTTSQDLTRHGKIHIGGPMFTCNVCFHVFANDASLERHMKRHSADKPFACTMCQKTFARKEHLDNHFRSHTGETPFRCQFCAKTFTRKEHMVNHVRKHTGETPHRCDICKKSFTRKEHYVNHYMWHTGETPHQCEVCGKKYTRKEHLANHMRSHTNDTPFRCEICGKSFSRKEHFTNHILWHTGETPHRCDFCAKTFTRKEHLLNHVRQHTGESPHRCTYCLKTFTRKEHLVNHVRQHTGETPFKCTFCTKAFTRKDHMVNHIRQHTGESPHKCTYCTKTFTRKEHLVNHVRQHTGESPHRCSYCNKTFTRKEHLTNHIRLHTGDSPHKCECCQKTFTRKEHLNNHMKQHSSDNAHCCNVCNKPFTRKEHLINHMSRCHTGDRPFACETCGKSFPLKGNLIFHQRSHTKGQDVERPFRCEKCPKDFICKGHLVSHMRAHSGEKPHVCSLCSKAFVEKGNLKRHMKMNHPNVIIPPLGLVTNIKTEANPPTVTTVVSQYNTIKTETNPTTMATAPQYMNERIQLLTKANLLPINPLIPHQAPTMHTIQQITATSANSTISNTSSLSGTTGLVPIVTSTITSHANQQQQQQQQQHVSAQMQQQQSQQQQHQQPPPPQQQPQQQQQNNQQGGDPTQTVPIAIIQAGDPATITRASIQLQHLPPGVEHHSVVY, from the exons ATGAACGCTTCCGACCGCTCAGTCGCCCACGAGAATCCCGGGGCGGATTCGCAGATCCGGCAGTCGCCGTCGCAGCCCCAGCAACAACAGGCTCATCCCCAGCAGCAGCCGCAACACCCCCAACATGCTCGGCACTTGCACCAGCAGCAGCTTGATGAG CAAGCCCGTcaccagcagcaacaacaacagcagcagcagcagcaaaacCAACATCAACCTCAGGGCGGTGGACATCAACAAGAGCAGCAGCGGATTGGGGGTGTGATCCAGCCTGTCAGTGAGGCAGAAATCAAGCATCCTTTGCCCTTGGCCAATGCCCCGCAT CTTGGAAAGTACTGGgtcgtgacaaatcttttccAGGGTCCGGGCCAGAACGCTACAACCTACAATGTCGCGACCGCACAGCCCACTTCCTCGGCCGGCGGCGTCGTTATTCCCGCCACTCAGCCCACACAATCTCATACCACGATCAAGCCGGACGGAATCAAGCAGGAAGAGGCGAACATGCATCAGCAGCAGCGGCAGCACATCCAGCAGCAAATTGTTACCGTTAGCGCACCTAACACCATCCAAATACCAAACTCGATGATTGTCACGCAACAGGGCTCGCAGCAGTTGACCAACGCAACCCTTATCCAGACAAACCAGCCAGCTGAGCACATCCAGGTGGCGGTGAACCCCGAGAACAGTATTATGATTATGGACACTTCGGCTCCCAACAAAAACGAGAAGATTATGTCAAACCAAAATATGAACACGGGCGAACCGATGCAAGGCATTGAGCGGGTGAAGGAGGAGAAGCCCTTCGTCAACTGCAAGATGCTGCCCCATCAACAGCAAATGCATGCCCAGCAGCTTGCTCCGGACCAAAAAGTGCACATACCGCACCTACTGGACGTGAGGAACGCCGACGGGTCTCTTATAAAGATCCAACCGCAGGACCAGGAGATGGGCAAGCAACTGGGCGTGGAAATGTATAAAGTGAACATTGAAGACTTGAGCCAGTTCCTTTCATATCACGAAGTGTTCGGGAAACTGCATGGGGGCGATGTAATCACGCATCCCATCTCGCATTCGGGCACACACGTCGTAAATACAATCAGCAATGCCCCGGCAGCAGTCAAAACGACAACGGCCCCAAATGTTGTAACGTCTGGTGCGAACATAACCACTTCCACGGGCGAATTACTGATGCCGAAGATGGAGAATATCACACAAATGCCCGGGGTGAATCAAGTTCCCGGAGCCCCCGGGACCCTGACTAATGCCGACGGGACGACAATAACGCCAGCCACTCATACGTGTGATATTTGCGGTAAAATGTTCCAGTTCCGTTACCAATTAATCGTGCACCGGCGCTATCACAGCGAGCGGAAGCCGTTCATGTGCCAGGTATGCGGCCAAGGCTTCACAACGTCCCAGGACCTCACCAGACATGGAAAAATTCACATTGGCGGCCCAATGTTTACATGCAACGTATGCTTCCACGTGTTCGCCAACGACGCGAGCCTGGAGCGGCACATGAAGCGTCATTCGGCAGACAAGCCTTTCGCGTGCACCATGTGCCAGAAAACGTTCGCTCGGAAGGAACACTTGGACAACCACTTTCGCAGCCACACAGGCGAAACGCCGTTCCGATGTCAGTTCTGCGCGAAAACGTTCACCCGCAAGGAGCATATGGTGAATCACGTGCGGAAACATACAGGCGAAACCCCGCATCGGTGCGACATCTGCAAGAAGTCTTTCACGCGGAAAGAGCATTACGTTAACCATTATATGTGGCATACCG GCGAGACGCCCCATCAATGTGAAGTTTGTGGTAAGAAGTACACACGCAAGGAGCATTTGGCGAATCATATGCGATCCCATACTAACGACACGCCATTCCGATGTGAGATTTGCGGTAAGAGCTTTAgccggaaagaacacttcacaaaTCACATACTGTGGCACACAG GCGAAACTCCCCATCGCTGTGATTTTTGCGCAAAGACATTCACTCGGAAAGAGCATTTGCTAAATCATGTTCGACAGCACACTGGCGAATCACCTCATCGTTGTACGTACTGCTTGAAAACATTTACAAGAAAG GAACATCTTGTCAATCATGTGCGGCAGCATACCGGTGAAACACCATTCAAGTGTACATTCTGCACAAAAGCGTTCACCCGCAAGGATCATATGGTAAATCATATCCGCCAGCATACAGGCGAATCGCCACACAAGTGCACGTACTGCACGAAGACATTCACTAGGAAAGAGCATCTCGTAAATCACGTGAGGCAGCACACCGGCGAATCGCCGCATCGATGCTCGTACTGTAACAAAACATTTACTCGAAAAGAACACTTAACGAATCACATTCGTTTGCATACGGGCGATTCACCACATAAATGTGAATGTTGCCAAAAGACATTTACACGAAAAGAACATTTGAATAATCACATGAAGCAGCATTCAAGCGATAATGCGCATTGCTGCAATGTCTGCAATAAGCCATTTACACGAAAG GAGCATTTGATAAACCATATGTCTCGGTGCCATACCGGGGATCGGCCGTTCGCCTGTGAAACGTGCGGAAAGTCCTTCCCGCTCAAAGGAAATCTTATCTTCCATCAGCGCAGTCACACAAAAGGCCAAGATGTTGAACGACCATTCCGTTGCGAAAAGTGCCCGAAAGATTTTATATGCAAAG GACACTTGGTATCGCATATGCGCGCCCATTCTGGCGAAAAGCCTCATGTTTGTTCCCTGTGTAGCAAGGCGTTCGTTGAAAAAGGGAACCTGAAGCGACACATGAAAATGAATCATCCGAATGTGATTATACCGCCACTCGGACTCGTAACAAACATTAAAACGGAAGCAAATCCGCCTACCGTCACCACTGTCGTTTCTCAGTACAACACAATAAAAACGGAAACAAATCCCACCACGATGGCGACAGCTCCCCAATACATGAATGAACGAATTCAGCTACTGACGAAAGCCAACTTACTCCCGATTAACCCTCTGATTCCTCACCAAGCGCCTACAATGCATACAATACAACAAATAACAGCTACTTCCGCCAACTCAACAATAAGTAATACGAGTTCATTGTCTGGAACAACCGGTCTCGTGCCGATCGTTACTTCGACGATTACATCACATGCGaaccaacagcagcagcagcagcaacaacaacatgtTTCCGCGCAAATGCAGCAGCAGCAATCGCAACAACAGCAACACCAACAACCCCCTCCGCCTCAACAGCAgccgcagcagcagcagcaaaatAATCAACAAGGCGGGGATCCTACGCAAACGGTGCCCATTGCAATCATACAGGCTGGCGACCCTGCAACAATCACAAGGGCTTCGATACAACTGCAGCATTTGCCGCCCGGCGTGGAGCACCACTCGGTGGTCTATTAA
- the LOC119651084 gene encoding myotubularin-related protein 2: protein MDKRINPDFNASKHASSNSLDSDSKSSSLNSKHGAETIIPRETPFIYLNGEKEQDQKNDVTHICPYREPAVGTLTITNYRLYFRSHPTNDRDPPVIVDVPLGVISRVEKIGGSTSRGENSYGIEIFCKDMRNLRFAHKQQNHSRRTVFEKLQTYAFPLSFNGKLFAFSYAEQFPEDGWTVYEPVAELRRMGVNNDTWRITKINEQYLVCDSYPAVWAVPKAASDDFLKKVCTFRSRNRLPVLSWIHPKSQATITRCSQPLVGVSGKRSPDDELYLNYIMEANAQSDKLSIMDARPSANAIANKAKGGGYESDDAYKNVELNFLDIHNIHVMRESLRKLKEVCYPTIDDQKWLTAVEGSLWLKHIKCILAGAVRIVDKIETMSTSVVVHCSDGWDRTAQLTALSMLLLDPYYRTLRGFEVLIEKEWLSFGHKFQQRIGHGDNRHSDADRSPVFLQFIDCVWQVGQQFPNALEFNEHFLITILDHLYSSRFGTFLCNTEAERVKEDLKHKTVSLWSYINSSYELYRNSLYGANSSGVQTVLKPLASMRNIKLWKGLYCRWNPSMRPQDSIYQRTREMLALQEQLQRQVNDCRMKANSRCTQSTGRLASPLH from the exons atggaCAAGCGGATTAACCCGGACTTTAACGCTTCCAAGCATGCCAGCTCAAATTCTTTGGATTCCGACTCAAAGTCGAGTTCGTTGAACTCGAAACATGGGGCGGAGACGATT ATACCGCGCGAGACTCCCTTCATCTACTTGAATGGCGAAAAGGAACAGGACCAGAAGAACGATGTGACCCACATCTGCCCTTACAGGGAGCCCGCCGTCGGGACGCTGACCATTACAAACTATCGCCTGTACTTCCGCTCGCACCCCACGAATGACCGCGATCCTCCAGTGATCGTAGATGTTCCCCTTGGGGTAATATCCCGTGTTGAGAAAATTGGCGGGTCGACATCCCGTGGGGAGAATTCTTACGGCATCGAAATTTTCTGCAAGGACATGCGAAACCTCCGTTTCGCTCACAAGCAACAGAATCATTCACGCCGGACTGTCTTTGAGAAGCTGCAAACCTACGCGTTTCCGCTCTCCTTCAACGGCAAGTTGTTCGCATTCTCGTACGCCGAGCAATTTCCTGAGGACGGGTGGACGGTCTATGAACCGGTGGCGGAATTGAGGCGAATGGGGGTCAATAACGACACTTGGCGCATCACGAAAATTAATGAGCAATACTTGGTTTGCGATAGCTACCCGGCCGTCTGGGCAGTACCGAAAGCAGCGAGCGACGATTTTCTAAAGAAAGTCTGCACGTTCAGGTCGAGGAATCGTTTGCCAGTTTTGTCGTGGATCCATCCAAAGTCACAGGCTACAATCACGCGCTGTTCGCAGCCACTTGTTGGG GTTAGCGGAAAAAGGAGTCCCGATGACGAGTTATATCTGAATTATATAATGGAAGCCAATGCACAATCTGATAAATTGTCCATAATGGACGCTCGACCCAGTGCCAATGCTATAGCGAATAAGGCGAAAGGAGGTGGATATGAATCGGACGACGCCTATAAGAACGTAGAACTGAACTTTCTTGACATTCATAATATTCACGTGATGCGTGAGAGCTTACGAAAATTGAAAGAAGTTTGCTATCCAACTATCGATGACCAAAAGTGGCTCACAGCAGTTGAGGGGAGTTTATGGCTCAAacatattaaatgcattctcgcTGGTGCCGTACGAATAGTCGACAAAATTGAAACAATGAGTACGTCTGTGGTTGTCCACTGTTCCGATGGTTGGGATCGTACAGCACAATTGACTGCGCTCTCCATGCTTTTATTAGATCCTTATTACCGGACTTTGCGTGGTTTCGAAGTGCTTATCGAGAAAGAATGGCTCAGCTTTGGTCATAAGTTTCAACAAAGAATTGGTCATGGAGACAATAGGCATTCGGATGCCGATCGTTCACCAGTATTCCTTCAGTTCATCGATTGTGTATGGCAAGTTGGACAACAGTTTCCGAACGCTTTGGAGTTCAATGAGCATTTCTTGATAACAATCCTGGACCACTTGTATTCTTCCCGTTTCGGGACTTTCCTATGCAATACGGAAGCCGAGCGTGTAAAGGAGGACTTAAAGCATAAAACGGTGTCATTGTGGTCATACATCAATTCTTCGTATGAACTCTATCGAAATTCCTTATATGGGGCCAATTCTTCAGGAGTGCAAACAGTTTTAAAGCCACTAGCCAGTATGCGTAACATTAAGTTATGGAAGGGATTGTACTGTAGATGGAACCCTAGCATGCGTCCACAAGATTCGATTTATCAGAGAACGCGTGAAATGTTGGCACTGCAAGAGCAACTTCAACGCCAAGTCAATGATTGTCGCATGAAAGCGAATTCGCGATGTACCCAAAGCACAGGTCGTCTAGCATCCCCTCTGCATTGA